One genomic segment of Hydra vulgaris chromosome 14, alternate assembly HydraT2T_AEP includes these proteins:
- the LOC136090542 gene encoding uncharacterized protein LOC136090542 isoform X1, with protein sequence MAPVSCLLLKYGLNLVTFHDLIFTLLIISQQFRMLNTIKVLSIVHIKTLKAVSAVILAIAVVSTQEVHLLRWITMENFKSNVITVQKLFKSQYDPKIVGSLWKISIQM encoded by the exons ATGGCGCCTGTCag ttgcctactgttgaaatatggtttgaATTTAGTAACTTTTCATGATTTGatctttactttattgatcattagccaacagtttaggatgttgaatacAATTAAG GTGTTGTCAATAGTTCACATAAAGACTCTTAAAgc agTTTCTGCTGTTATACTTGCTATTGCTGTTGTAAGTACTCAGGAAGTTCATTTgct ccGTTGGATCACTatggaaaatttcaagtcaaatgtgatcacggttcaaaagttattcaaaagtcaatATGATCCCAAAA TTGTTGGTTCACTATGGAAAATTTCAATTCAAATGTAA
- the LOC136090542 gene encoding uncharacterized protein LOC136090542 isoform X2, translating to MLNTIKVLSIVHIKTLKAVSAVILAIAVVSTQEVHLLRWITMENFKSNVITVQKLFKSQYDPKIVGSLWKISIQM from the exons atgttgaatacAATTAAG GTGTTGTCAATAGTTCACATAAAGACTCTTAAAgc agTTTCTGCTGTTATACTTGCTATTGCTGTTGTAAGTACTCAGGAAGTTCATTTgct ccGTTGGATCACTatggaaaatttcaagtcaaatgtgatcacggttcaaaagttattcaaaagtcaatATGATCCCAAAA TTGTTGGTTCACTATGGAAAATTTCAATTCAAATGTAA